A portion of the Paenibacillus hamazuiensis genome contains these proteins:
- a CDS encoding TetR/AcrR family transcriptional regulator: MDEKQKKSAPAGRPRSRKAWEAVMTATLNLLKTTGYKNLTMERIAKEAGVGKPTLYRWWPGVPFIVMEALKLQAETEIALPDTGRLKSDVLQYMRQTFRTLADGSDEIVCSLMAEAQFNPEFAAAFRETFISSRRAALIRLLQRGAERGELPENADLELVADLCYGPMWYRLLNRHAALEEPFADSLVSYLFD; the protein is encoded by the coding sequence ATGGACGAAAAACAAAAAAAATCGGCGCCGGCTGGAAGACCGAGGAGCCGGAAAGCATGGGAAGCCGTTATGACGGCGACGCTGAACCTGCTGAAAACAACCGGATATAAAAATTTGACGATGGAACGAATCGCCAAAGAAGCCGGCGTCGGAAAACCGACTTTATACCGGTGGTGGCCCGGCGTCCCTTTTATCGTCATGGAGGCGCTCAAACTTCAGGCGGAAACCGAAATCGCTCTTCCGGATACGGGCCGGCTCAAAAGCGACGTGCTTCAATATATGAGGCAAACGTTCCGTACTCTTGCGGACGGTTCGGACGAAATCGTGTGCAGCCTCATGGCGGAGGCGCAGTTTAATCCCGAATTCGCCGCCGCATTTCGCGAAACGTTCATTTCGTCGAGGCGAGCGGCGCTCATCCGCCTACTGCAGCGCGGCGCAGAGCGCGGGGAACTGCCGGAAAATGCCGATTTGGAGCTTGTCGCCGACTTATGTTACGGGCCGATGTGGTATCGCCTGCTGAATCGGCATGCTGCGTTAGAGGAGCCTTTTGCCGACTCCCTCGTATCGTATTTGTTCGATTAG